Proteins encoded in a region of the Streptomyces liliiviolaceus genome:
- the pgm gene encoding phosphoglucomutase (alpha-D-glucose-1,6-bisphosphate-dependent): MQDARAGQVAGPGDLVDVARLVTAYYALHPDPAEPGQRVAFGTSGHRGSSLATAFNEDHIAATSQAICEYRTAQGTDGPLFLGADTHALSEPARVTALEVFAANDVSVLIDQGDGYTPTPAVSHAILTHNRGRTSGLADGVVVTPSHNPPADGGFKYNPPNGGPAGSEATSWIQDRANDIITGGMKDVRRIPYTRALAAPGTGRHDFLGTYVADLPSVLDLDAIRAAGVRIGADPLGGASVAYWGRIAEQHRLDLTVVNPLADPTWRFMTLDWDGKIRMDCSSPYAMASLIEQRDRFDIATGNDADADRHGIVTPDGGLLNPNHYLAVAISYLFSHRKEWPAGAGIGKTLVSSGMIDRVAADVGRTLVEVPVGFKWFVDGLSDGTLGFGGEESAGASFLRRDGSVWTTDKDGIILALLASEITAVTGKTPSQHYGQLTERFGAPAYARIDAPASREEKALLAKLSPRQVTADTLAGEPVTSVLTEAPGNGAALGGVKVSTANAWFAARPSGTEDVYKIYAESFSGPEHLEQIQEEARSMVLAALNT; this comes from the coding sequence ATGCAGGACGCGCGAGCAGGGCAGGTCGCCGGACCCGGGGACCTCGTCGATGTGGCCCGCCTGGTCACGGCCTACTACGCGCTGCACCCCGACCCGGCCGAGCCCGGGCAGCGGGTCGCGTTCGGCACCTCGGGGCACCGCGGCTCGTCGCTGGCGACGGCTTTCAACGAGGACCACATCGCGGCCACCAGCCAGGCCATCTGCGAGTACCGCACCGCACAGGGCACCGACGGCCCCCTCTTCCTGGGCGCCGACACCCACGCCCTGTCCGAGCCCGCGCGGGTCACGGCCCTTGAGGTGTTCGCCGCCAACGACGTGAGCGTCCTCATCGACCAGGGCGACGGCTACACGCCCACCCCCGCGGTCTCGCACGCCATCCTCACCCACAACCGCGGCCGCACCTCCGGCCTCGCCGACGGTGTGGTGGTCACCCCCTCGCACAACCCGCCCGCCGACGGCGGCTTCAAGTACAACCCCCCGAACGGCGGCCCGGCCGGCTCCGAGGCGACCTCCTGGATCCAGGACCGCGCCAACGACATCATCACCGGGGGCATGAAGGACGTACGCCGCATCCCCTACACCCGCGCCCTGGCCGCACCCGGCACCGGCCGCCACGACTTCCTCGGCACCTACGTCGCCGACCTGCCGAGCGTGCTGGACCTGGACGCGATCCGGGCCGCCGGCGTGCGCATCGGCGCCGATCCGCTGGGCGGCGCCTCGGTCGCCTACTGGGGCCGGATCGCCGAGCAGCACCGGCTGGACCTGACGGTGGTCAACCCGCTCGCCGACCCCACCTGGCGTTTCATGACGCTGGACTGGGACGGCAAGATCCGGATGGACTGCTCATCGCCGTACGCCATGGCCTCGCTCATCGAGCAGCGCGACCGGTTCGACATCGCCACCGGCAACGACGCCGACGCCGACCGGCACGGCATCGTCACCCCGGACGGCGGGCTGCTCAACCCCAACCACTACCTGGCCGTGGCGATCTCCTACCTGTTCTCGCACCGCAAGGAGTGGCCCGCCGGCGCCGGGATCGGCAAGACCCTCGTGTCGTCCGGGATGATCGACCGGGTCGCGGCGGACGTCGGCCGGACCCTGGTCGAAGTCCCCGTCGGATTCAAGTGGTTCGTGGACGGTCTGTCCGACGGGACGCTCGGCTTCGGCGGCGAGGAGTCGGCGGGCGCGTCCTTCCTGCGCCGCGACGGCTCGGTGTGGACCACCGACAAGGACGGCATCATCCTGGCCCTGCTCGCCTCCGAGATCACAGCGGTCACCGGGAAGACCCCCTCGCAGCACTACGGGCAGCTCACCGAGCGCTTCGGCGCCCCCGCCTACGCGCGCATCGACGCCCCGGCCTCCCGCGAGGAGAAGGCGCTGCTCGCGAAGCTGTCCCCGCGCCAGGTCACCGCCGACACCCTCGCGGGCGAGCCGGTCACCTCGGTCCTCACCGAGGCACCCGGCAACGGCGCCGCCCTCGGCGGGGTCAAGGTGTCCACCGCCAACGCCTGGTTCGCGGCCCGCCCTTCGGGCACCGAGGACGTCTACAAGATCTACGCGGAGTCGTTCTCAGGACCGGAACACCTGGAGCAGATCCAGGAGGAGGCCAGGTCCATGGTGCTCGCGGCCCTGAACACCTGA
- a CDS encoding MarR family winged helix-turn-helix transcriptional regulator yields the protein MDTPDADGLLAEQLLRLTRRVHRIQKRHLQTRGLGITPAQSRLLRTLAHYDSPPRMADLAERLEVVPRAVTTLVDGLEASGKVRRVPDPTNRRVIRIELTEDGGRVLRELHGARRAAAEDILAPLTDEQRAVLGGLLDTLVDGASAPDDGVDAGRGAGRAC from the coding sequence ATGGACACCCCCGACGCCGACGGCCTGCTCGCCGAGCAGCTGCTGCGGCTGACCCGCCGTGTGCACCGCATCCAGAAGCGCCATCTCCAGACGCGCGGGCTCGGCATCACCCCGGCCCAGTCCCGGTTGCTGCGCACCCTCGCCCACTACGACTCCCCGCCGCGCATGGCCGATCTGGCGGAGCGGCTCGAAGTGGTGCCGCGGGCGGTGACCACCCTGGTCGACGGTCTGGAGGCGAGCGGCAAGGTACGACGGGTACCGGACCCCACCAACCGCCGCGTCATCCGCATCGAACTGACGGAGGACGGCGGGCGGGTGCTGCGGGAGCTGCACGGCGCACGCCGGGCGGCCGCGGAGGACATCCTGGCGCCCCTCACGGACGAACAGCGCGCGGTGCTGGGCGGGCTGCTGGACACGCTGGTCGACGGCGCTTCCGCCCCCGATGACGGGGTCGATGCCGGCCGGGGTGCGGGACGCGCCTGCTGA
- a CDS encoding NAD(P)-binding domain-containing protein gives MDQVREVDVVVVGAGQAGLSSAYHLRRTGFEPERDFVVLDHAPRPGGAWQFRWPSLTYGKVHGMHALPGMELTDADPDRPSSEVVGEYFDAYEHAFDLRVRRPVDVKAVREGDAGRLLVETSDGTWSTRALINATGTWDRPFWPRYPGQETFRGRQLHTAQYAGPQDFAGQRVVVVGGGASGTQHLLEIAPYAAATTWVTRRPPVFREGPFSEDVGREAVAMVEERVRQGLPPKSVVSVTGLPLNDAIRQGLADGVLDRLPMFDRITPDGVEWDDGRRVSADVVLWATGFRAAVDHLAPLRLREPGGGIRIEGTRAAVDPRIHLVGYGPSASTIGANRAGRAAVRDIRRLLADAPAGPVVAEATG, from the coding sequence CTGGACCAGGTACGGGAAGTCGACGTCGTCGTCGTGGGCGCCGGCCAGGCCGGTCTGTCCAGCGCCTACCACCTGCGGCGCACCGGCTTCGAGCCGGAGCGGGACTTCGTGGTCCTGGACCACGCGCCGCGGCCGGGCGGCGCCTGGCAGTTCCGGTGGCCGTCCCTGACCTACGGCAAGGTGCACGGCATGCACGCACTACCCGGCATGGAACTGACGGACGCGGACCCGGACCGGCCGTCCTCCGAGGTCGTGGGCGAGTACTTCGACGCCTATGAGCACGCCTTCGACCTGCGCGTACGACGGCCGGTCGACGTCAAGGCCGTACGCGAGGGCGACGCGGGCCGACTGCTCGTCGAGACGTCGGACGGTACGTGGTCCACGCGGGCGCTGATCAACGCGACCGGCACCTGGGACCGGCCGTTCTGGCCGCGCTATCCAGGCCAGGAGACCTTCCGGGGCCGACAGCTGCACACCGCCCAGTACGCCGGGCCGCAGGACTTCGCCGGGCAGCGCGTCGTCGTGGTGGGCGGGGGCGCGTCCGGTACGCAGCATCTGCTGGAGATCGCCCCGTACGCGGCAGCGACCACCTGGGTGACACGGCGGCCACCGGTGTTCAGGGAGGGGCCGTTCAGCGAGGACGTGGGCCGGGAGGCGGTCGCCATGGTGGAGGAGCGGGTCCGTCAGGGGCTGCCCCCGAAGAGTGTCGTGTCGGTGACCGGACTGCCGCTCAACGACGCGATCCGGCAGGGCCTCGCGGACGGGGTCCTGGACCGGCTGCCGATGTTCGACCGGATCACTCCGGACGGCGTGGAGTGGGACGACGGTCGGCGCGTGAGCGCGGACGTCGTCCTGTGGGCGACCGGTTTCCGCGCGGCGGTCGACCATCTGGCCCCGCTGCGGCTGCGCGAGCCCGGCGGAGGCATCCGCATCGAAGGGACCCGGGCGGCCGTCGATCCACGGATCCATCTGGTCGGGTACGGGCCCTCGGCGAGCACCATCGGCGCCAACCGTGCCGGGCGGGCGGCGGTCCGGGACATCAGACGACTGCTGGCGGACGCCCCCGCCGGCCCCGTCGTGGCGGAAGCCACCGGCTGA
- a CDS encoding ABC transporter ATP-binding protein yields MPRDDINWTPPPVEAEQPRQVRRILALFRPYRGRLAVVGLLVGAASLVSVATPFLLKEILDTAIPQGRTGLLSLLALGMILSALLGGVFGVLQTLISTTVGQRVMHDLRTAVYDRLQRMSLAFFTRTRTGEVQSRIANDIGGMQATVTSTATSLVSNLTSVVATIVAMVALDWRLTVVSLLLLPVFVWISRRVGDERKKITTQRQKQMAVMAATVTESLSVSGIVLGRTMGRSDSLTRSFAEESESLVDLEVRSNMAGRWRMAVIGIVMSAMPAVIYWAAGMALQLGGPAVSIGTLVAFVSLQQGLFRPAVSLLSTGVQIQASLALFQRIFEYLDLPVDITEPERPVHLDQVKGEVRFEGVEFRYDDKSGPILDGIDVTVPAGSSLAVVGQTGAGKSTLSHLVPRLYDVTGGRVTLDGVDVRDLDFDTLARGIGVVSQETYLFHATVADNLRFAKPDATDEELRAAAKAAQIDDHIASLPDGYDTVVGERGHRFSGGEKQRLAIARTILRDPPVLILDEATSALDTRTERAVQEAIDALSANRTTITIAHRLSTIRGADQIVVLDRGRTAERGTHEELLERDGRYAALVRRDAQLEPTR; encoded by the coding sequence TTGCCCCGCGACGACATCAACTGGACGCCGCCCCCCGTCGAGGCAGAACAGCCCCGGCAGGTGCGCCGCATTCTCGCCCTCTTCCGTCCCTACCGCGGCCGGCTGGCCGTCGTCGGCCTGCTGGTCGGCGCCGCGTCCCTGGTCTCGGTCGCCACGCCGTTCCTGCTCAAGGAGATCCTGGACACCGCGATCCCGCAGGGACGCACCGGCCTGCTGAGCCTGCTCGCGCTGGGCATGATCCTCAGCGCCCTGCTCGGCGGTGTCTTCGGTGTCCTGCAGACCCTGATCTCCACCACGGTCGGCCAGCGCGTCATGCACGACCTGCGCACGGCCGTCTACGACCGGCTGCAGCGCATGTCCCTCGCCTTCTTCACGAGGACGCGTACCGGCGAGGTCCAGTCGCGCATCGCGAACGACATCGGCGGGATGCAGGCGACGGTCACCTCGACCGCCACCTCCCTGGTCTCCAACCTCACCAGCGTCGTCGCCACGATCGTCGCGATGGTCGCCCTCGACTGGCGGCTGACCGTCGTCTCGCTGCTCCTGCTGCCGGTGTTCGTGTGGATCAGCCGCCGCGTCGGCGACGAACGCAAGAAGATCACCACCCAGCGCCAGAAGCAGATGGCGGTCATGGCCGCCACGGTCACCGAGTCGCTCTCCGTGAGCGGCATCGTGCTCGGCCGCACGATGGGCCGCTCCGACTCCCTCACCCGCTCCTTCGCGGAGGAGTCCGAGAGCCTCGTCGACCTGGAGGTCCGGTCGAACATGGCGGGGCGCTGGCGGATGGCCGTCATCGGCATCGTCATGTCCGCCATGCCGGCCGTCATCTACTGGGCCGCGGGAATGGCCCTCCAGCTCGGCGGCCCCGCGGTCTCCATCGGCACCCTGGTGGCGTTCGTCTCGCTCCAGCAGGGACTGTTCCGCCCGGCCGTCAGCCTGCTGTCCACCGGCGTCCAGATCCAGGCCTCGCTCGCCCTGTTCCAGCGCATCTTCGAGTACCTCGACCTGCCCGTCGACATCACCGAGCCCGAGCGGCCGGTCCACCTCGACCAGGTCAAGGGCGAAGTGCGCTTCGAGGGTGTCGAGTTCCGGTACGACGACAAGAGCGGCCCGATCCTCGACGGCATCGACGTCACCGTGCCCGCCGGCAGCAGTCTCGCCGTCGTCGGCCAGACCGGCGCCGGAAAGTCCACGCTCTCCCACCTCGTCCCGCGTCTGTACGACGTCACGGGCGGCCGTGTCACCCTCGACGGGGTGGACGTGCGCGACCTCGACTTCGACACCCTCGCGCGGGGGATCGGCGTCGTCTCCCAGGAGACGTACCTCTTCCATGCGACGGTCGCCGACAACCTGCGGTTCGCCAAGCCGGACGCCACGGACGAGGAACTGCGCGCCGCCGCGAAGGCCGCGCAGATCGACGACCACATCGCGTCCCTGCCCGACGGGTACGACACGGTGGTGGGGGAGCGCGGACACCGGTTCTCCGGCGGTGAGAAGCAGCGCCTGGCCATCGCCCGGACCATCCTCCGGGACCCGCCGGTCCTGATCCTCGACGAGGCGACCAGCGCCCTGGACACCCGTACCGAGCGAGCCGTCCAGGAGGCCATCGACGCGCTGTCGGCCAATCGGACGACCATCACCATCGCGCACCGGCTGTCCACCATTAGGGGCGCCGACCAGATCGTGGTCCTCGACCGCGGGCGCACCGCGGAACGGGGCACGCACGAGGAGCTGTTGGAGCGGGACGGCCGTTACGCCGCACTGGTCCGAAGGGACGCCCAACTGGAGCCAACAAGATGA
- a CDS encoding ATP-binding cassette domain-containing protein, with product MATDVHRTVGPQQASADSGSGSGSGSDREHGPTTPVPAVRVEGLTRTFDGRAVIDNLQLSIGQDEFVALLGRRGCGKSTLLRVLAGLDSAIEGTVLVPRRKAVAYQAPPLTPWRKVWRTVLLGLGRPGGFRRAAAGQTRTEVGLLSHAGPRPGSPSGSGAEVQREPLESALAADPDLLLLDEPFGALDAPARAGAQRLVGELWQRHGCAVLLATSDVEEAALLADRVLVMDAGAIAYEIAVELDRPRDRTDARFAELRAGLLERLGTEPAA from the coding sequence ATGGCGACCGACGTTCACCGGACGGTGGGCCCGCAGCAGGCTTCCGCCGACTCCGGCTCCGGCTCCGGCTCCGGCAGCGACCGGGAGCACGGGCCGACGACACCCGTCCCGGCGGTACGCGTGGAAGGGCTGACCCGCACCTTCGACGGCCGCGCGGTCATCGACAACCTGCAACTCTCCATCGGACAGGACGAGTTCGTGGCACTCCTGGGTCGACGTGGCTGCGGCAAGTCCACCCTGCTGCGCGTGCTCGCCGGGCTCGACAGTGCCATCGAGGGCACCGTGCTCGTACCGCGCCGCAAGGCAGTCGCCTACCAGGCGCCCCCGCTGACGCCGTGGAGGAAGGTGTGGCGCACGGTACTGCTCGGGCTCGGACGGCCCGGCGGATTCCGACGCGCAGCCGCCGGACAGACACGGACCGAGGTGGGTCTCCTGAGCCATGCCGGTCCCCGGCCCGGGTCGCCCTCCGGCTCCGGCGCCGAGGTCCAACGCGAGCCGCTGGAGAGCGCGTTGGCGGCCGACCCCGATCTCCTGCTGCTCGACGAGCCGTTCGGCGCCCTGGACGCGCCCGCCCGGGCAGGGGCACAGCGGCTCGTCGGTGAGCTGTGGCAGCGGCACGGCTGTGCCGTACTCCTGGCCACGTCCGACGTGGAGGAGGCCGCGCTGCTCGCCGACCGTGTCCTGGTGATGGACGCGGGCGCCATCGCGTACGAGATCGCGGTCGAGCTGGACCGGCCGCGCGACCGCACCGACGCGCGGTTCGCCGAACTGCGCGCCGGACTGCTGGAGCGCCTGGGCACCGAACCGGCCGCCTGA
- the mltG gene encoding endolytic transglycosylase MltG, translating into MQNYTPPTPPRRTIRLTRRGRTALIATGAVVAVTAVAVPLLSTDDKKEPQALVIPEGWRTGQVYAAMDKALALPAGSSKKSLEKARLKLPNDASGNPEGYLFPATYPIDKKSTPVSLLSYMVDTANKKFGGGTVTAGAERNAMNVYQTVTVASIVQAEAATKADMGRVARVIYNRLDRGMPLQMDSTINYALNRSTLRTSENDTQLESPYNTYARMGLPPTPIANPGEEAMRAAVAPTQGDWLYFVTVKPGDTRFTADYEEHKRNVAEFNRAHKGASASSG; encoded by the coding sequence ATGCAGAACTACACTCCGCCCACTCCGCCACGGAGAACGATCCGACTGACGCGCCGGGGCCGGACCGCCCTCATCGCGACCGGCGCCGTCGTGGCGGTCACCGCCGTGGCGGTGCCGCTGCTGAGCACGGACGACAAGAAGGAGCCCCAGGCCCTGGTGATCCCGGAGGGCTGGCGCACCGGCCAGGTCTACGCGGCCATGGACAAGGCCCTCGCCCTGCCCGCGGGCTCCAGCAAGAAGTCGCTGGAGAAGGCCCGTCTCAAGCTGCCGAACGACGCGAGCGGCAACCCCGAGGGCTATCTCTTCCCCGCGACCTATCCCATCGACAAGAAGTCGACCCCTGTCTCCCTGCTCTCGTACATGGTCGACACGGCGAACAAGAAGTTCGGCGGGGGCACGGTCACGGCCGGGGCCGAGCGCAACGCGATGAACGTCTACCAGACCGTCACCGTCGCGAGCATCGTGCAGGCGGAGGCCGCCACCAAGGCGGACATGGGCAGGGTGGCCCGGGTGATCTACAACCGGCTCGACCGGGGCATGCCGCTGCAGATGGACTCCACCATCAACTACGCGCTCAACCGCAGCACCCTGCGGACCAGCGAGAACGACACGCAGCTGGAAAGCCCGTACAACACGTACGCGCGGATGGGGCTGCCGCCGACGCCGATCGCGAATCCCGGTGAGGAGGCCATGCGTGCCGCGGTGGCGCCGACCCAGGGCGACTGGCTGTACTTCGTCACGGTCAAGCCGGGCGACACGCGCTTCACGGCCGACTACGAGGAGCACAAGCGGAACGTCGCCGAGTTCAACCGCGCTCACAAGGGCGCCTCGGCGTCGTCGGGCTGA
- a CDS encoding secondary thiamine-phosphate synthase enzyme YjbQ produces MSDAFTTRVLNISSGSTEAVVDLTRECEAFLREAAGGRDGLLNVFVPHATAGVAVLETGAGSDEDLLAALHTLLPADDRWQHRHGSPGHGRDHVLPALVPPHATLPVVAGRLELGTWQSVCLVDTNKDNPDRQVRLSFLG; encoded by the coding sequence ATGTCCGATGCCTTCACCACCCGTGTCCTGAACATCTCCTCCGGCTCCACGGAAGCGGTCGTCGACCTCACCCGTGAGTGCGAGGCCTTCCTGCGGGAGGCGGCGGGCGGCCGCGACGGCCTGCTCAACGTCTTCGTGCCCCACGCGACCGCCGGCGTGGCCGTCCTGGAGACGGGAGCGGGCAGCGACGAGGACCTGCTCGCCGCCCTCCACACCCTCCTCCCCGCGGACGACCGCTGGCAGCACCGCCACGGCAGCCCCGGCCACGGCCGCGACCACGTCCTCCCGGCGCTCGTACCTCCGCACGCCACGCTGCCGGTCGTCGCCGGGCGGCTGGAGCTGGGGACGTGGCAGTCGGTGTGCCTGGTCGACACCAACAAGGACAACCCCGACCGTCAGGTCCGGCTGAGCTTCCTGGGGTGA
- the manD gene encoding D-mannonate dehydratase ManD produces the protein MLVYKYFATNRDQGVPVSRIEKVEVFVASPGRTFVTLRITTTDGVTGLGDATLNGRELAVASYLRDHVVPLLIGKDPSRIEDMWQYLYKGAYWRRGPVTMTAIAAVDTALWDILGKTAGLPVYKLLGGRSRDGVLVYSHASGTDVPSLLDDVQRYLELGYKAVRAQAAVPDVGGTYGVRKGKVYEPAATELPDEQPWDTEAYLDFAPRYLEAVRERFGFGFHLLHDVHHRLTPNEAARFGRSVEASRLFWMEDPTPAENQESFRLIRQHTTTPIAVGEVMNSIWDVQHLITEQLIDYVRTTVVHAGGITHLRRIFDLAALHQVRTGSHGATDLSPVSMAAAVHLDIAVPNFGIQEHMGHPDETAEVFRTGVTFADGMLYPSDEPGLGVEYDEKAAERFPYRRRYLPVARRLDGSVHDW, from the coding sequence ATGCTTGTATACAAGTACTTCGCGACCAATCGCGACCAAGGAGTGCCTGTGAGCAGGATCGAAAAAGTCGAGGTCTTCGTCGCCTCCCCCGGCCGGACCTTCGTCACGCTCCGGATCACCACCACGGACGGGGTGACCGGCCTCGGCGACGCCACGCTCAACGGCCGGGAACTGGCCGTCGCCAGCTATCTGCGCGACCACGTGGTCCCGCTGCTGATCGGCAAGGACCCGTCCCGTATCGAGGACATGTGGCAGTACCTCTACAAGGGTGCCTACTGGCGGCGCGGACCCGTCACGATGACCGCGATCGCCGCCGTCGACACCGCACTGTGGGACATCCTGGGCAAGACCGCGGGCCTGCCCGTCTACAAGCTCCTCGGCGGCCGGTCGCGCGACGGCGTACTCGTCTACTCGCACGCCAGCGGCACCGACGTGCCCTCGCTCCTCGACGACGTCCAGCGCTATCTGGAGCTGGGCTACAAGGCCGTACGCGCCCAGGCCGCCGTGCCCGACGTCGGCGGCACGTACGGGGTGCGCAAGGGCAAGGTCTACGAGCCCGCCGCGACCGAGCTGCCCGACGAGCAGCCCTGGGACACCGAGGCCTATCTCGACTTCGCGCCCAGGTACCTGGAGGCGGTCCGGGAGCGTTTCGGCTTCGGCTTCCACCTCCTGCACGACGTGCACCACCGGCTCACCCCGAACGAGGCGGCCCGGTTCGGCAGGAGCGTCGAGGCCTCCCGGCTGTTCTGGATGGAGGACCCGACCCCGGCCGAGAACCAGGAGTCCTTCCGGCTGATCCGGCAGCACACCACGACACCCATCGCGGTCGGCGAGGTGATGAACTCGATCTGGGACGTCCAGCACCTCATCACCGAGCAGCTCATCGACTACGTACGCACCACCGTCGTCCACGCGGGCGGCATCACGCATCTGCGCCGCATCTTCGACCTCGCCGCGCTCCACCAGGTACGGACCGGCTCCCACGGGGCGACCGACCTCTCGCCGGTGAGCATGGCCGCCGCCGTGCACCTCGACATCGCCGTGCCGAACTTCGGCATCCAGGAGCACATGGGCCACCCCGACGAGACCGCCGAGGTGTTCCGCACGGGGGTGACGTTCGCCGACGGCATGCTGTACCCCTCCGACGAGCCCGGCCTCGGCGTCGAGTACGACGAGAAGGCGGCCGAACGCTTCCCCTACCGGCGGCGCTACCTCCCGGTCGCCCGCCGGCTCGACGGGTCGGTGCACGACTGGTGA
- a CDS encoding putative leader peptide, protein MLRSALLTTRGHIDLLRVASAACRTGR, encoded by the coding sequence ATGTTGCGTTCAGCTCTGCTCACCACGCGCGGTCACATCGACCTGCTGCGGGTGGCCTCTGCCGCGTGTCGCACCGGCCGCTGA
- a CDS encoding GntR family transcriptional regulator yields the protein MAQTNGRTNRRDIYLKLRQMVLTLELAPGAALSENELAASMGVSRTPVRESLILLAQEGLVQVFPKIGSFVSRVDPGQVADAQFLREAVELASLDDLPAELDPALVGELRDNLDRQRRADLGLEEFFDLDEAFHQGLMRLSGHGNVWTTVAAAKGHLDRARRLGLHENVSPAVFVAQHREIFDAIAGGDVPLARTAMRTHLRAVFDDIERIRAHSPELFATDASSVPVRRNIVVWE from the coding sequence ATGGCTCAAACGAACGGGCGGACGAACCGGCGCGACATCTACCTGAAACTGCGCCAGATGGTCCTGACCCTCGAACTGGCTCCGGGCGCGGCCCTCTCGGAGAACGAACTCGCCGCGTCGATGGGCGTCAGCCGTACGCCGGTGCGGGAGAGCCTGATCCTGCTGGCCCAGGAGGGCCTGGTGCAGGTCTTCCCCAAGATCGGATCGTTCGTGTCCCGCGTCGACCCGGGGCAGGTGGCCGACGCGCAGTTCCTGCGGGAGGCGGTGGAACTCGCCTCACTGGACGACCTGCCCGCGGAGCTCGACCCCGCGCTCGTCGGGGAACTGCGGGACAACCTCGACCGGCAGCGGCGCGCGGACCTCGGTCTGGAGGAGTTCTTCGATCTGGACGAGGCGTTCCATCAGGGCCTGATGCGGCTGAGCGGGCACGGGAACGTCTGGACGACCGTCGCCGCCGCAAAGGGCCACCTGGACCGGGCCCGCCGCCTCGGCCTCCACGAGAACGTGTCGCCTGCCGTGTTCGTCGCCCAGCACCGCGAGATCTTCGACGCGATCGCGGGTGGGGACGTCCCGCTCGCCCGCACGGCCATGCGCACGCATCTGCGAGCCGTCTTCGACGACATCGAGCGCATCCGGGCCCACTCCCCCGAACTGTTCGCCACGGACGCGTCGTCCGTGCCGGTGCGGCGGAACATCGTGGTGTGGGAGTGA
- a CDS encoding CHRD domain-containing protein: MTAMKSKRFAMIAVSAVTGALLLTACNGEDSVNGADPAASAEASAPATGGHGSSGTEHGGAQGVGKWEKNAEDATFFGSVMTGADEVPVEGGPAVGDKDGHALALMRIQGDQVSYAFTFSGIQTPTLGHLHKGVKGVNGDVKIPFFTKKLEDGKKFVFGTVTVDDKDLLEGIKANPGNWYFNIHTAEFPGGAVRGQAYKLPSGVDVPDTMNEDTLTAVVKDA, encoded by the coding sequence ATGACTGCCATGAAGAGCAAGCGTTTCGCGATGATCGCCGTATCCGCCGTCACGGGCGCGCTCCTGCTGACCGCCTGCAACGGGGAGGACAGCGTGAACGGCGCCGACCCCGCCGCGAGCGCCGAGGCCAGCGCCCCGGCCACCGGCGGGCACGGCTCGTCCGGTACGGAGCACGGCGGAGCGCAGGGCGTCGGCAAGTGGGAGAAGAACGCGGAGGACGCGACCTTCTTCGGTTCGGTGATGACCGGTGCCGACGAGGTCCCGGTCGAGGGCGGTCCCGCCGTGGGGGACAAGGACGGGCACGCGCTCGCCCTGATGCGGATCCAGGGCGACCAGGTGTCCTACGCGTTCACCTTCAGCGGGATCCAGACGCCGACCCTGGGCCACCTCCACAAGGGCGTCAAGGGTGTCAACGGCGATGTGAAGATCCCCTTCTTCACGAAGAAGCTGGAGGACGGCAAGAAGTTCGTCTTCGGCACGGTCACCGTCGACGACAAGGACCTGCTGGAGGGCATCAAGGCCAACCCCGGGAACTGGTACTTCAACATCCACACCGCTGAGTTCCCGGGCGGGGCCGTCCGCGGCCAGGCCTACAAGCTCCCCTCCGGTGTCGACGTTCCCGACACCATGAACGAGGACACCCTCACCGCCGTCGTCAAGGACGCCTAG